GCATATCGGTATAATCGACCCAAGTAAATAAGTGCACACCCAACACCACGCCATCGAAGCTAAAATTATTATTAATCACGGGTCGGAAATAATAAATTAGCGCAACGAATGCGACCGTCGCAGTTGCTAGTACAGCCATAATCGGTGCGTCACTTGACTGGATATGTTCAATTTGCACTTCAGCCTGAGATGATTCATTTAACTGCTGGTCAGACTGTTGGCTGCCGTGACTTACTTTGCTTTTTGACCAATTTATCCAACCGTATATACTCATGACCGTATAATAAGCATTAATAAACATATCACCAAATAACTGCCATTTCCATAGTAGATAAACAAAAATAGCGGTGCTGACCAGGCCAATTGGAAATACCAAAATATTAGTTTTTCGGGCAAGCAACACACTTGCCACACCGAATATAACGGCAATTAATTCTAAGCCGATGAAAAGGGTAGAGTAATCAGCATACTGCCCGAACAGCCAGTCAAAGAGTCCTGCCATTGAATCTTGTCTCCTAATTACTATTTCTAATGAATTTTAATAAAGTTTAACGATTTTGAGTGCTCCTGATTATATAGTAGGTGCGCGTCAATTAAGCCAACCTTTGCCAGTTATAGACTGGAAATTGATTATTTGTAACAAAGTATTAGAATAATAATAATATTCAGGCATAATAAAGGCATTGATTTTAAGTTTACAGTTATTCACCGAACCATTGTTCATTGAAAGTAGCCTGCGCTGTTTTCTCCACTTTTATGCTTATTAGTAAGCGACACCATAGTAGACAAGGAAGCTTATCATGACGACTTGTATCACCGGCACCGGCCTATACATACCCCCTTATAGCATCAGTAACGAAGAGCTGGTAGTGTCATTCAACCAGTATGTCGATAAATATAACGAACAGCATGCTGACGAGATAGCAAGCGATACCATACCAGCACTCCAGCACTCATCAGCTGAGTTCATTGAAAAAGTATCCGGTATTAAGTCGCGTTATGTAATGGAAAAAGACGGTATTTTAAACCCCGAAATTATGGCTCCAGTCATCGCTTACCGTAACTTAGGCGAAGAGCTGTCCATCATGGCAGAAATGGGGGCTGCGGCGCTTAAAGATGCGTTAGCAGATGCTGGATTAGAAGCCAATGATCTAGATGGTATTATTCTCGCCTGCTCGAATTTTCAGCGTACCTATCCAGCAGTGGCTATTGAAATTCAAAATGAAATTGGTATGGTTGGTGGCTTTGCTTACGATATGAACGTGGCCTGTAGTGCAGCAACCTTTGGTCTGTCACAAGCGCACGGCTCAATCGTATCTGGTTTGGCCAAACGAGTGGCTGTAGTCAACGTTGAGATTACTTCTGCGCACCTAAACTGGCGTAACCGTGACAGTCATTTCATCTTTGGTGATGTCGCAACCGCTTGTATCGTAGAAGATTTAGATACGCCTAAAGGTTATGAAATCTTAAATTGTAAATTATTTACTGAGTTTTCGACTAATATCAAAAACGAATATGGCTTTATGGATCGCTCAGAGTTTTTAGCGGCCGAAACTCAGATGTATCCTGATATTAAAGAACCAGTGACTGACAAGTTGTTCTTACAAAATGGCCGTAAAGTGTTCCGTGAAGTCTGCCCAAAAGTCTCACAAGTCATCACCGAGCACTTACAGGAAAATGATATACCAACTTCTGAGGTTAAGATGATGTGGCTACACCAGGCCAATGCTAATATGCTGGACTTAATTTTACGTACAGTCATTGGCAAAGATGCAGACAAAGCTATTGCCCCAAGCGTCATTGCCGAATTTGCTAATACCAGCTCATCTAGCCCAATGGTAGTCTTCCATCGTTATAAAGACTCGCTAACATCGGGCGATCTAGGTGTCATTTGCTCATTTGGTGCCGGTTACTCGATTGGGTCAGTATTAGTACGCAAAGCTTAAGAACAGTTATAATCAAATCAATGTAGATTGTTTGTGGGCACTAGAATCACATGTTGTGTCTGCTTATGTTAGTCAGTTGTTATTTACGTTTGGTTGCTTTGTATTATCATCACACGGTTTTGACTACAGTAAACTAAATATCTGATATGAATGACCTATTGTCCTGATAGAGAACAAAATAGCTAAGAGCAATCTTAGCTATTTTTTATTGTTCTGATTTTCGTTATTGCTGCTTATGAACAACATTTATGGAGCATATTTAGTGGCCGTCGCTAATATAAGCATTAAGATTGCGCAGTGGTTTTAATTTATCCGTAAAAATTTGCTATAATCGCGGTCTTATTTCCATCATTTAGATAAAAGTCCTGTTATGAAAGAATCCTTGCGCCTGCGTTTAGACCAGATGGTAGACCGTTACGAAGAGGTTACTGCCTTATTATCTGATCCTGATATCATCAGTGATAATAATAAATTCCGTGAACTGTCTGTTGAGCACAGCGATTTGATGGACATTACCACGTTATGGTTGAACTATAGGCACGCCGAAGTCGATCAAGCTGATGCCGAAGGGATGTTAGCGGAGTCTGTCGATCCTGAAATGAAAGAGATGATGCAGGATGAAATTGACAGCGCACGTGATACCATCGTAGAGATGGAAGAGGCGCTCAACGTCATGATGTTGCCTAAAGACCCGAACGATAAAGTTCCAGCATTTTTGGAGATTCGTGCGGGCACTGGTGGCGATGAAGCATCGATTTTCTCAGGTGATCTGTTTCGGATGTACCAAAAGTATGCACAGACTCAAGGGTGGACAATGGAAGTACTGTCAGCCAGTGAAGGTGAGCATGGCGGTTATAAAGAGATTATTACCCGTGTATCGGGTAACAGCGTCTATGGCCGCTTAAAGTTTGAATCCGGGGTACATCGTGTTCAGCGTGTGCCTGAGACTGAAAGCCAAGGCCGTGTGCATACGTCAGCCTGTACCGTTGCGGTAATGCCGGAAATTGAGATTGATGATACAGTCGATTTAAATCCAGCGGACATTCGTTTTGACACCTTTCGCTCAAGTGGCGCCGGTGGTCAGCATGTCAACACGACTAACTCAGCCGTACGCTTAACCCATATTCCAACGGGTACTGTGGCAGAGTGTCAGCAGGAGCGCAGCCAGCACAAAAACCGTGCTCAAGCAATGAAGATGCTGATTTCAAGAATACAACAAGTCAAAGTACAGGCTCAAGTTGATGCGGCAGACACCATACGTCGTGATCTGGTAGGTAGCGGCGACCGTAGTGAGCGTATTCGTACCTATAATTTTCCGCAAGGACGTATGACTGACCATCGTATCAACCTGACCTTATATAAGCTTGATGCTATCTTGGAAGGTGATATGGACGAGCTGCTTGATTCGCTGTTACGTGAGCACCAAGCAGACTTGATGGCCAGTATTGGTGGCGGTGATTAAAATAACCAATAGCGAGTAAAATAATGACCATTAAAATAATGGCCATTAAAATAACAAGTGTAGACACAGTGGCGAATTCATTTGCTCTGGAGTATCTGATCAAGTCGGGCAGTGCGCTAGTAACAGCGACCCTTTTGGTTGTCGTCAAGTTATTGAGCAGGGTGTGTCACAACCTGCGATTTGTATCGATTAATGCTGATTGATGGTTGTCGATTAAGAATAAAGTTCATTTTTTCAGCTGTTTTAGATTTATTATTTTAGTTTATTCCTTTAATTATCCAATAATTTTGAGAGTGTTATGTCAAAGAAAAATAACCAAGAACAAGTCGCCACCTTAGAAGACGCCAATGAGCTGATTGTTCAACTGCAAGCTAAGCTAGATGAAATAACGGCTTCTGGTAAACAGCCTTATCCAAATAAGTTTAAGCGTACAGATTACGCCCAAGACTTACAAGCCGCCTTTGAAGGTATATCCAAGCAAGAGATTGAAGACAACGCTGCTAAAGGCGAGAAAACACCGGTCAACGTGGCAGGTCGAGTGATGCTTAACCGTGGCTCATTTATCGTGATCCAAGATATGAGTGGTCGTGTCCAGTTGTACGTCGCACGCAAAGAGTTGGACCCCGAGGTCCTCGCTAGTATTAAGTCTATAGACTTGGGCGATATCGTTGGCGTGTCAGGCTATATCGGTCGTTCAGGAAAAGGCGATCTGTATGTGCACATCGAAGAGTTCCACCTACTTACTAAGTCATTGCGTCCAATGCCTAACAAGTTTCATGGCCTAGCGGATGTTGAAGCCCGTTATCGCAATCGTCATCTAGATTTGATGACTAACGAATCTACTCGCGATGCCTTTATCACTCGCAGCCAAGTGATTAGTGGTATTCGGCAATTTATGTTGAATGAGCGTTTTATGGAAGTTGAAACGCCAATGATGCATCCCATTCCAGGCGGCGCAGTAGCTCGTCCTTTTGAGACTCATCATAACGCTTTAGATATGCCGTTGTACTTGCGCATTGCACCTGAGTTGTACTTGAAGCGACTAGTGATTGGTGGCTTTGAAAAAGTATTTGAGATTAATCGCAGCTTCCGTAATGAGGGAGTTTCGACTCGCCATAACCCTGAATTCACTATGATTGAATTCTATCAAGCGTATGCGGATTATCACGATTTGATGGACTTGACCGAGCGTTTATTTAACCAGCTGGCGACCGACATTTTAGGCAGTACTGAGCTGACTTATCAAGAAGAAACTATTAGCTTACAAGCACCATTTGCCCGTATTTCAATGTCTGATGCTATTGCGCAATATGCTGAAGGTTTTGATATGGCGCGTATTGATGACCGCGAATATTTAGCAGATTATGTGTCTAATACACTTAAGCAGCAAGTGAAAGACGTCTTTGGGGCTGGTAAATTAAAAACCATCGTTTTTGAAGAAACGGCTGAACATCAATTACGTCAGCCAACATTCATTACTGAATACCCTGCTGAGACCTCACCGCTGGCACGCCGTAACGATGACAACCCTGACATTACTGATCGCTTTGAGTTATTCATTGGTGGTCGTGAACTGGCCAATGGCTTTAGTGAATTGAATGATCCGGCTGATCAAGCGGAGCGTTTCCGTGGTCAAGTGGCTGAAAAAGATGCTGGCGATGTTGAAGCCATGCATTTTGATGAAGACTATATCGAAGCCTTATCTTATGGCCTACCGCCAACCGCAGGGGAAGGTATCGGTATCGACCGTTTAGTAATGTTGTTTACCGATTCGGCCAGTATTCGCGATGTGATTTTATTCCCGCATATGCGCCCTAAGACTGATAAATAGATTAAAACCTGCCCATAATGAATGATTAGGTTATCAAGCGTCTTTGTTTGAAGTACTCGTTTTATTGAGTTGAACATAGTCTGTATATGGTTGTCATGTATGCGTATTATTGTGGATTGATCATAACGATTAGCAAAAATCGCTATTAACTCTATGTGAGTCACTGTTCAATAGCTAAGAAGCCAGACGAATGCGCTGGCTTTTTGCTATAATGAGCACTCTCAAATAGCACTCGTATTTACTTATAAGTATTCTAGTAATCTAAGCCACTTGGCAAAATGGATAGATATGACCCAGCAATATCAAGTCTTAGCCCGTAAATACCGACCCAAAAACTTCCATGAGTTAATAGGGCAGAGTCATGTGTCGCAAGCACTAATCAATGCTATTGATTATAATCGGCTGCATCATGCTTATTTATTTACTGGCACACGCGGTGTTGGTAAGACCACGATTGCGCGTATCTTAGCCAAATGTTTAAACTGTGATATGGGGGTGACCAGTACCCCATGTGGTGTGTGCGATAATTGTGTTTCGATTGATCAAGGGCGTTTTATTGATCTTATTGAGATTGATGCGGCCTCCCGTACTAAGGTTGAGGACACCCGAGAGTTACTTGATAATGTGCCTTATGCACCCAGCCAAGGGCGCTATAAGGTTTATCTAATCGATGAAGTGCATATGCTGTCGACCCACAGCTTTAATGCGTTACTCAAGACTTTAGAAGAGCCACCTGAGCATGTGAAGTTTTTGCTAGCCACCACTGATCCTCAGAAGCTACCAATTACCATTATCTCGCGCTGTTTACAGTTTGTGCTTCGGCCTTTACCGCAAACCTTGCTTAGTGAGCATCTGGCCAAGGTCTTAACCCAAGAGCAGGTTGCTTATACACAACCGTCGCTATGGCAGCTGGCAAGTGCCGCTAAAGGTTCGGTACGTGATGCTCTGTCACTAACCGATCAGGCGATTGCTTTTGGCCAAGGTGCGCTCGATGATGTGACCGTCAATGCGATGTTAGGCTTGATTGATGCGGCTGATTTGGTACGGTTAATTACTGATATCTATAATCATGATAAGTCTGCAGTTGCCGCGCATATTGAGCAGATGCGCGCACAAATGGTTGATGCCAGTAGCATGTTCGACGGCCTCGCTGAGCTGATGCATCAATTGGCATTAACCCAGCTGCTGCCTGAAGTGGCCCTTAACGTGAATGAAGCGCAAGCACAAACTATCAATGCTTTAGCGCAGCACATTAGTCCTGATGTCTTGCAGTTATATTATGAGATTATAATACAAGCACGCGAAGGTATTAAGCTTGCAAGCACCCCGATGCAAGCGCTGGAGATGTGTATTTTACGGCTATTGGCTTTTCGTCCATTACCAGTCGATGACATGTTGATATCAAATCCTAGTGATGTCTCAACTACTGCACTTGCTGCTGGGCATGTCGCAACCTCGGCGTCTGACTCACAAGCCTACGATGTTTCTTATGAGACTACTGAGCCAGAACCAATTGCAGAACCAATTGCAGAACCAATTGCAGAACCAATTGCAGAACCAATTGCAGAACCAATTGCAGAACCAATTGCAGAACCAATTGCAGAACCAATTGCAGAACCAATTGCAGAACCAATTGCAGAACCAATTGCAGAACCAATTGCAGAACCAATTGCAGAACCAATTGCAGAACCCGACCGAAATGATTCTCAATTAACAGCAGTATCTGACGACCCGCGTACCTTATTGCGTTGTTCGCCGCAAAAATTGACGGGTGAGTGGACGCCAGAAAAATGGGATTACTGGCTACAAACAGCGCGTGAAGGAGACCGTCTGGCGGAAGATGAGCGCGCGCTGGCTCGTCAAGGGTTGATGACTGGCACCTGCAATGGGCAAGCTACTTTTATTACGGGCGTTGATAGTAAACATCTGCAAGCAACTTTTCAGCAGCTCGCGGCTAAGT
The sequence above is a segment of the Psychrobacter sp. PL19 genome. Coding sequences within it:
- the pnuC gene encoding nicotinamide riboside transporter PnuC, which gives rise to MAGLFDWLFGQYADYSTLFIGLELIAVIFGVASVLLARKTNILVFPIGLVSTAIFVYLLWKWQLFGDMFINAYYTVMSIYGWINWSKSKVSHGSQQSDQQLNESSQAEVQIEHIQSSDAPIMAVLATATVAFVALIYYFRPVINNNFSFDGVVLGVHLFTWVDYTDMLTTALFLMAMWLMASRKIEHWLLWIVADAISVPLYFYKGLTFTALQYVVFTFIAIWAYYEWQRRYRIQFNAAYA
- a CDS encoding beta-ketoacyl-ACP synthase III, coding for MTTCITGTGLYIPPYSISNEELVVSFNQYVDKYNEQHADEIASDTIPALQHSSAEFIEKVSGIKSRYVMEKDGILNPEIMAPVIAYRNLGEELSIMAEMGAAALKDALADAGLEANDLDGIILACSNFQRTYPAVAIEIQNEIGMVGGFAYDMNVACSAATFGLSQAHGSIVSGLAKRVAVVNVEITSAHLNWRNRDSHFIFGDVATACIVEDLDTPKGYEILNCKLFTEFSTNIKNEYGFMDRSEFLAAETQMYPDIKEPVTDKLFLQNGRKVFREVCPKVSQVITEHLQENDIPTSEVKMMWLHQANANMLDLILRTVIGKDADKAIAPSVIAEFANTSSSSPMVVFHRYKDSLTSGDLGVICSFGAGYSIGSVLVRKA
- the prfA gene encoding peptide chain release factor 1 produces the protein MKESLRLRLDQMVDRYEEVTALLSDPDIISDNNKFRELSVEHSDLMDITTLWLNYRHAEVDQADAEGMLAESVDPEMKEMMQDEIDSARDTIVEMEEALNVMMLPKDPNDKVPAFLEIRAGTGGDEASIFSGDLFRMYQKYAQTQGWTMEVLSASEGEHGGYKEIITRVSGNSVYGRLKFESGVHRVQRVPETESQGRVHTSACTVAVMPEIEIDDTVDLNPADIRFDTFRSSGAGGQHVNTTNSAVRLTHIPTGTVAECQQERSQHKNRAQAMKMLISRIQQVKVQAQVDAADTIRRDLVGSGDRSERIRTYNFPQGRMTDHRINLTLYKLDAILEGDMDELLDSLLREHQADLMASIGGGD
- the lysS gene encoding lysine--tRNA ligase — protein: MSKKNNQEQVATLEDANELIVQLQAKLDEITASGKQPYPNKFKRTDYAQDLQAAFEGISKQEIEDNAAKGEKTPVNVAGRVMLNRGSFIVIQDMSGRVQLYVARKELDPEVLASIKSIDLGDIVGVSGYIGRSGKGDLYVHIEEFHLLTKSLRPMPNKFHGLADVEARYRNRHLDLMTNESTRDAFITRSQVISGIRQFMLNERFMEVETPMMHPIPGGAVARPFETHHNALDMPLYLRIAPELYLKRLVIGGFEKVFEINRSFRNEGVSTRHNPEFTMIEFYQAYADYHDLMDLTERLFNQLATDILGSTELTYQEETISLQAPFARISMSDAIAQYAEGFDMARIDDREYLADYVSNTLKQQVKDVFGAGKLKTIVFEETAEHQLRQPTFITEYPAETSPLARRNDDNPDITDRFELFIGGRELANGFSELNDPADQAERFRGQVAEKDAGDVEAMHFDEDYIEALSYGLPPTAGEGIGIDRLVMLFTDSASIRDVILFPHMRPKTDK
- the dnaX gene encoding DNA polymerase III subunit gamma/tau, translated to MTQQYQVLARKYRPKNFHELIGQSHVSQALINAIDYNRLHHAYLFTGTRGVGKTTIARILAKCLNCDMGVTSTPCGVCDNCVSIDQGRFIDLIEIDAASRTKVEDTRELLDNVPYAPSQGRYKVYLIDEVHMLSTHSFNALLKTLEEPPEHVKFLLATTDPQKLPITIISRCLQFVLRPLPQTLLSEHLAKVLTQEQVAYTQPSLWQLASAAKGSVRDALSLTDQAIAFGQGALDDVTVNAMLGLIDAADLVRLITDIYNHDKSAVAAHIEQMRAQMVDASSMFDGLAELMHQLALTQLLPEVALNVNEAQAQTINALAQHISPDVLQLYYEIIIQAREGIKLASTPMQALEMCILRLLAFRPLPVDDMLISNPSDVSTTALAAGHVATSASDSQAYDVSYETTEPEPIAEPIAEPIAEPIAEPIAEPIAEPIAEPIAEPIAEPIAEPIAEPIAEPIAEPIAEPIAEPDRNDSQLTAVSDDPRTLLRCSPQKLTGEWTPEKWDYWLQTAREGDRLAEDERALARQGLMTGTCNGQATFITGVDSKHLQATFQQLAAKLQQQFMQAEIVLQIDSSVMQADDKTPERRQKQRLVKATAVAESRLTNSPVMQYLLDRGEGKMGKVQLY